A window from Gemmatimonadota bacterium encodes these proteins:
- a CDS encoding DUF1552 domain-containing protein: MNYITGMHISRRTMLRGMGAAVGLPLLDAMVPANRLRAATEAGRAADKTRLVCIEQVHGAAGCNDLGASLNLWSPAKTGRDFDLSPTSMKSLEPFRDYLTIVSDTDCREADAKAAKEIGGDHFRTTAVFLTQAHPKQTEGSDVYSGISFDQIFAQRFGGDTPIPSMQLSIENVDQAGGCAYGYACVYTDTISWASPTEPLPMIRDPRAVFEQLFGAGGTPEQRAQRLQTDGSILDWVLGEMKLMRRKLGPEDQQRLDQYANNIRELEQRIQRTEARNSGGDEREIPEAPVGVPDSFEEHVKLMFDLQVLAFIADTTRVFSLKLGRDASPRVFPEAGTTTPFHSASHHGGREDRVENFAKLNAYHVSMIPYFLQKLQDYQEGDANLLDKTMVMYGSAMADSNLHNHIRCPLFLVGGANGLLKGGEHLRAPIGTPMANVFLDLLHGMGLDDLDSFGNSTGTFSV; the protein is encoded by the coding sequence ATGAACTACATCACCGGAATGCACATTTCGCGGCGCACGATGCTTCGCGGCATGGGTGCGGCCGTGGGTCTTCCTCTCCTCGATGCCATGGTTCCGGCGAACCGTCTGCGGGCGGCGACGGAGGCGGGCAGGGCTGCCGACAAGACGCGGCTGGTGTGCATCGAGCAGGTGCACGGGGCTGCCGGATGCAACGATCTCGGCGCTTCGCTCAACCTGTGGTCGCCGGCCAAGACGGGGCGTGACTTCGACCTCTCGCCCACGAGCATGAAATCGCTCGAGCCGTTCCGTGACTATCTGACCATCGTGTCCGACACGGATTGTCGCGAGGCGGACGCGAAGGCCGCGAAGGAGATCGGTGGTGACCACTTCCGCACTACCGCTGTTTTCCTGACGCAGGCCCACCCGAAGCAGACCGAGGGCTCCGACGTCTACAGCGGGATTTCGTTCGACCAGATCTTCGCGCAACGCTTCGGTGGGGATACTCCGATCCCCTCGATGCAGCTCTCGATCGAGAATGTGGATCAGGCCGGCGGCTGCGCGTACGGTTACGCGTGCGTCTACACGGACACGATCAGCTGGGCGTCGCCGACGGAACCGCTCCCGATGATCCGCGACCCGCGAGCCGTCTTCGAGCAGCTGTTCGGCGCCGGAGGAACACCGGAGCAACGGGCACAGCGGCTTCAGACGGACGGCAGCATTCTCGACTGGGTACTGGGCGAGATGAAGCTGATGCGGCGTAAGTTGGGTCCGGAGGACCAACAGCGGCTCGACCAGTACGCGAACAACATCCGGGAGCTCGAGCAGCGCATTCAGCGGACCGAGGCACGGAACTCAGGCGGAGACGAGCGTGAGATTCCCGAGGCGCCCGTCGGCGTCCCGGACTCGTTCGAAGAGCACGTGAAGCTGATGTTCGACCTCCAGGTGCTCGCCTTCATCGCGGACACCACGCGCGTCTTCTCGCTGAAGCTGGGTCGCGACGCTTCGCCGCGGGTATTTCCCGAGGCGGGCACCACGACGCCGTTCCACTCGGCTTCGCACCACGGTGGCCGCGAGGATCGAGTCGAGAACTTCGCCAAGCTCAACGCCTACCACGTGTCGATGATTCCGTACTTCCTGCAGAAGCTGCAGGACTATCAGGAGGGCGACGCGAATCTGCTCGACAAGACAATGGTCATGTACGGCTCCGCGATGGCCGACAGCAATCTTCACAATCACATCCGCTGTCCGCTCTTCCTGGTGGGCGGCGCGAACGGTTTGCTGAAGGGCGGCGAGCACTTGCGCGCGCCCATTGGCACCCCGATGGCCAACGTCTTCCTCGACCTCCTGCACGGGATGGGCCTGGACGACCTGGACTCCTTCGGCAACAGCACGGGCACATTCTCGGTCTGA
- a CDS encoding DUF1592 domain-containing protein: protein MRKSSLAIPMVACLGVALATCTGPGQPSSAGMLATTAHPVPSSYEGANAVVDQYCTRCHSERMRRGELVLEGFDVANAPENAEAVERMIRKLRVGMMPPSGARRPEEAVLQAVARELETIVDRAAARNPNPGARTFQRLNRAEYRGAVRDVLGIDVDVSSFLPLDTKSANFDNIADVQMPSTTVMEGYLRAAGQIVRVALGDPDAEVGNTIYRVPRVQSQRERVEGAPFGTRGGLSVVHNFPADGKYVFHIMPYAAVEGEVFARPYGYEQIEVSIDGERVALLPVDRWMSESEPSGLNIRTDSIQVTAGPKRVTAAFVRQYEGAVDDLIRPIDHTLADGQIGVGLGVTTQQHLQRMTVLGPFEVTGVSETPTRRIVFSCRPTSPDEARPCAREIVARMAAKAYRRSVQQNDVDGLLTFYDRGAADGGFEGGIRTALQAMLTSPHFLFRMEERPDNVRPGDIYRISDIDLASRLSFFLWGMPPDEQLLRLAEDGDLSNSSEIERQVRRMLVDTRAEALATRFAAQWLRLQDLDKVQPDALTYPYFDQTLADAMHRETELLFAHLVAEDRSVLELLTADYTFVNERLARHYGIPGVTGPEFQKVSYLDETRRGLLGHGSILTLTSHPDRTSPVLRGKWVLEVLLGSPPPPPPPDVPAFEETADATDGRFLTVRERMEEHRANPACQSCHKVIDPIGLALENFDVTGAWRARDGGNLVDPASELYDGTPLNGPGDLRNALLSRREVFFRVFTENLMAYALGRRVEYYDMPTIRSITREAAKNDYRVSSFVLGVAQSPAFLSARATVADQAGQN, encoded by the coding sequence ATGAGGAAATCCTCACTTGCGATCCCGATGGTCGCATGCCTGGGCGTAGCGCTCGCTACCTGCACCGGGCCGGGTCAGCCCTCTTCGGCCGGGATGCTCGCCACGACCGCGCATCCGGTTCCCAGCAGCTATGAGGGTGCGAACGCCGTAGTAGACCAATACTGCACCCGCTGCCACAGCGAGCGGATGCGGCGCGGCGAGCTCGTACTGGAAGGCTTCGATGTCGCGAACGCGCCGGAGAATGCCGAGGCCGTCGAGAGGATGATTCGGAAGCTCCGCGTGGGCATGATGCCGCCCTCGGGAGCCCGGCGGCCGGAAGAAGCCGTGCTCCAGGCGGTTGCGAGGGAGTTGGAGACCATCGTCGATCGGGCTGCCGCGCGGAACCCGAACCCCGGCGCGCGCACGTTCCAGCGGCTCAACCGGGCCGAGTACCGAGGGGCGGTTCGCGACGTGCTCGGAATCGACGTGGACGTGAGCAGCTTCCTGCCCCTCGATACCAAGAGCGCCAACTTCGACAACATCGCCGACGTGCAGATGCCGTCGACGACTGTCATGGAAGGCTACCTGCGGGCGGCCGGACAGATCGTTCGCGTCGCTCTCGGAGACCCGGATGCCGAGGTCGGCAATACGATCTACCGCGTTCCCCGAGTTCAGTCCCAGAGGGAGCGGGTCGAGGGTGCGCCGTTCGGAACGCGTGGTGGGCTGTCCGTGGTGCACAACTTTCCGGCCGATGGGAAGTACGTCTTCCACATCATGCCGTACGCCGCGGTCGAGGGTGAGGTCTTCGCTCGGCCCTACGGTTATGAGCAGATCGAGGTCTCGATCGACGGTGAACGGGTGGCGCTACTGCCCGTCGACCGGTGGATGTCGGAGTCCGAGCCCTCGGGTCTGAACATCCGGACGGACTCTATCCAGGTCACCGCGGGGCCCAAGCGTGTGACGGCTGCCTTCGTGCGCCAGTACGAGGGTGCCGTGGACGACCTGATCCGGCCAATCGACCATACGCTCGCAGACGGACAGATCGGTGTCGGGCTGGGTGTGACGACGCAGCAGCATCTCCAGCGCATGACGGTCCTGGGCCCGTTCGAGGTCACGGGCGTGTCGGAAACTCCCACGCGTCGCATCGTCTTCAGCTGCCGCCCGACCTCACCGGATGAGGCTCGGCCGTGTGCTCGTGAGATCGTCGCACGCATGGCCGCGAAAGCGTACCGGCGTTCCGTGCAGCAGAACGACGTTGACGGTCTGCTGACGTTCTACGATCGCGGCGCGGCCGACGGCGGCTTCGAGGGCGGCATCCGCACGGCGCTCCAGGCCATGTTGACCAGCCCGCACTTCCTCTTCCGTATGGAAGAGCGGCCCGACAACGTGCGGCCGGGTGACATCTATCGCATCAGCGACATAGATTTGGCGTCCCGGCTCTCTTTCTTCCTCTGGGGCATGCCGCCGGACGAGCAACTGCTGCGACTCGCGGAGGACGGGGACCTTTCGAACTCCTCGGAGATCGAACGACAGGTGCGGCGGATGTTGGTCGACACCAGGGCGGAGGCCCTCGCGACTCGCTTCGCGGCTCAGTGGCTCCGTCTCCAAGATCTCGACAAGGTCCAGCCCGACGCACTCACCTATCCGTACTTCGATCAAACACTCGCGGACGCGATGCACCGCGAGACCGAGCTCCTGTTCGCGCACCTCGTGGCGGAAGACCGGTCCGTGCTCGAGCTGCTGACCGCCGACTACACGTTCGTGAACGAGCGTCTCGCGCGGCACTACGGGATTCCCGGTGTGACGGGTCCTGAATTCCAGAAGGTCTCGTACCTGGACGAGACGCGTCGAGGTCTGCTCGGGCACGGCAGCATTCTGACGCTGACGTCGCACCCCGACCGCACGTCGCCGGTTCTTCGCGGCAAGTGGGTCCTTGAAGTGTTGCTCGGCTCTCCGCCGCCGCCCCCGCCCCCGGACGTGCCCGCGTTCGAAGAGACCGCGGACGCGACCGACGGGCGCTTCCTCACCGTGCGCGAGCGCATGGAGGAACACCGGGCCAACCCCGCGTGCCAGTCGTGTCACAAGGTGATCGACCCCATCGGATTGGCGCTCGAGAACTTCGACGTAACCGGGGCCTGGCGGGCGCGTGACGGCGGCAACCTCGTCGATCCGGCGTCCGAGCTCTACGACGGGACGCCATTGAACGGTCCGGGGGACCTCCGTAACGCGCTGCTCAGCCGCCGTGAAGTGTTCTTCAGAGTCTTTACCGAGAACCTGATGGCATACGCGCTGGGCCGTCGCGTCGAGTACTACGATATGCCTACGATCCGTTCGATCACGCGTGAAGCGGCCAAGAACGACTATAGGGTCTCTTCCTTCGTGCTCGGCGTCGCGCAGAGCCCTGCGTTCCTGTCGGCGCGGGCGACCGTGGCCGATCAGGCTGGCCAGAACTGA
- a CDS encoding serine hydrolase, producing MTTILFAAALLLPAPSHAQQQESYDYWRAQRDMIQHGQQAIFMCNGLFTSNRTLEQVFDKELKYLRQPVGTPRGGDYEVDWDRKAVAIGASGGTPIMRAAFRQGIGCVILAPDQTFEDIDDLPIIDTPPLPGDAATIPWPEGDWVADKTLPSNLDPVALQAASDWAFERESPEQVTLSLIVVQGGDIVHERYADGFDMSTRTRTWSTAKSLAVTLMGMMADDGRLSLDESLGFEWLPRQASPETDPRHAITLRHVLNMSSGLNTVDSRGLEYATGSGLAYWAGASSVRGALSRALIREPGTSWDYENYDTLLGVLAMKRAIGDDQAYLEYPRKALLDRIGMRNTLMSVDRFGDFIMSSQVYTNARDLARFGMLYLQDGVWDGERLLSHEWIDFVRTPAPATAERGNHYGGQWWLVPDDRNDVPKSAYSTSGNRGQYVIVVPSHDLVIVRRGLDYGRQGFNRWDLTREVLKAVRPISDGDGS from the coding sequence ATGACCACGATCCTCTTCGCCGCCGCGCTCTTGCTTCCCGCGCCGAGCCACGCCCAGCAGCAGGAGTCGTACGACTACTGGCGCGCGCAACGGGACATGATCCAGCACGGCCAACAGGCGATCTTCATGTGCAATGGCTTGTTCACGTCGAATCGGACGCTCGAGCAGGTCTTCGACAAGGAGCTCAAGTACCTCCGCCAGCCGGTCGGCACACCCCGCGGCGGTGACTACGAGGTCGACTGGGACCGAAAGGCCGTAGCGATCGGCGCATCGGGCGGCACGCCGATCATGCGCGCGGCGTTCCGGCAAGGCATCGGGTGCGTGATTCTCGCGCCGGATCAGACCTTCGAGGACATCGACGACCTACCGATCATCGACACACCTCCGCTTCCAGGAGACGCTGCCACGATCCCGTGGCCGGAAGGCGACTGGGTGGCGGACAAGACGCTCCCCTCCAACCTCGACCCGGTCGCATTGCAGGCTGCCTCCGATTGGGCGTTCGAGCGCGAGTCGCCGGAGCAGGTCACGCTCAGTCTGATCGTGGTGCAGGGTGGGGACATCGTTCATGAGCGGTACGCGGACGGCTTCGACATGTCTACCCGCACGCGCACATGGTCGACCGCCAAGAGCCTCGCGGTGACCCTCATGGGCATGATGGCCGACGATGGGCGCCTCAGCCTCGACGAGTCCCTCGGCTTCGAGTGGCTGCCGCGACAGGCCTCGCCCGAGACGGATCCCAGGCACGCGATCACGCTACGACACGTGCTCAACATGTCGAGTGGGCTCAACACCGTGGACAGTCGGGGCCTGGAATACGCCACCGGGTCGGGCCTGGCATACTGGGCGGGCGCGAGCTCCGTGCGCGGGGCTCTGAGCCGGGCGCTGATACGGGAGCCGGGCACGAGCTGGGACTACGAGAACTACGACACGCTGCTCGGGGTCCTCGCTATGAAGCGCGCGATCGGCGACGACCAGGCCTACCTCGAGTATCCGCGCAAGGCGCTGCTCGACCGCATCGGCATGCGCAACACGCTGATGAGCGTGGACCGTTTCGGCGACTTCATCATGAGCAGCCAGGTCTACACCAATGCGCGTGACCTCGCGCGCTTCGGGATGCTCTATCTGCAAGACGGCGTGTGGGACGGCGAGCGGCTGCTCTCCCACGAATGGATCGACTTCGTGCGCACGCCGGCTCCGGCGACCGCGGAGCGGGGAAACCACTACGGGGGACAGTGGTGGCTCGTGCCGGACGATCGGAACGACGTGCCGAAAAGCGCCTACTCCACCTCAGGGAACCGAGGTCAGTACGTGATCGTGGTCCCCTCGCACGACCTGGTGATCGTGCGTCGTGGACTGGACTACGGCCGTCAGGGCTTCAACCGATGGGACCTCACCCGCGAGGTGCTCAAGGCCGTCCGCCCGATCTCGGATGGGGATGGGAGTTGA
- a CDS encoding cytochrome c gives MRVREALPLVSMLVLVVLVAACATSAPGTFADSEVSSPTFYADVVPILQENCQVCHMESGQNLGGMVAPVAFTSYETTKEWAPRIARAVRTGRMPPWHAAREHKGDFSNERVLEDSEIATLLAWARSGTLAGDPADAPPAAEFNMATNGWSIGEPDLIVRLPEPYLVHDTIEDQYIDFEVPITADMLPEDRWVKAVEFRAGSSAVHHVIASPIGGIAPGNAPRVFPDGYGTVLRKGTTVTFSMHYHKTPGEGTAVWDQTSAAIVFYAPGEIIDHVVQSQSLGMFRFEIPANDPNYTFRSEHTFEKDVNILWMLPHMHLRGKAALYEITLPGGEKETLLHVPRYDFNWQHTYILNEPVLAPAGTKIDLTLWWDNSAGNPHNPNPDRAVGWGRPTTDEMGYGFMSYTEVEPRRFVAGEKIPEELFGPTGSQRNPGSPE, from the coding sequence ATGCGCGTCCGTGAAGCTCTCCCCCTCGTCTCGATGCTGGTCCTGGTCGTTCTCGTAGCCGCTTGCGCGACTTCAGCTCCCGGAACCTTCGCAGACTCCGAGGTCTCCAGCCCCACCTTCTACGCCGACGTCGTGCCGATCCTCCAGGAGAACTGTCAGGTCTGTCACATGGAGAGCGGACAGAATCTCGGGGGCATGGTCGCGCCCGTGGCCTTCACCAGCTACGAGACGACCAAGGAATGGGCTCCCCGCATCGCGCGCGCGGTCCGCACCGGAAGGATGCCCCCGTGGCATGCGGCCCGTGAGCACAAGGGAGATTTTTCGAACGAGCGCGTGCTCGAGGACTCTGAGATCGCGACACTACTGGCCTGGGCCCGGTCCGGGACCCTTGCCGGCGATCCGGCCGACGCGCCGCCGGCGGCGGAGTTCAACATGGCGACGAACGGCTGGTCGATCGGCGAACCGGACCTGATCGTGCGGCTACCGGAGCCGTACCTGGTTCACGATACGATCGAGGACCAGTACATCGACTTCGAAGTGCCGATCACCGCGGACATGCTTCCGGAAGATCGATGGGTCAAGGCGGTGGAGTTCCGCGCCGGCAGCTCCGCGGTCCACCACGTCATAGCGAGCCCCATCGGCGGCATCGCGCCGGGCAATGCGCCGCGCGTGTTTCCCGACGGGTACGGGACGGTGTTGCGCAAAGGCACGACCGTGACGTTCAGCATGCACTACCACAAGACGCCCGGCGAAGGCACCGCGGTCTGGGACCAGACGTCTGCGGCGATCGTCTTCTACGCGCCGGGCGAGATCATCGACCACGTAGTCCAGAGCCAGTCCCTGGGCATGTTCCGCTTCGAGATCCCGGCGAACGATCCCAACTACACCTTCCGTAGTGAGCACACGTTCGAGAAGGACGTGAATATCCTGTGGATGCTCCCGCACATGCACCTGCGCGGCAAGGCCGCCCTGTACGAGATCACACTGCCGGGCGGTGAGAAGGAGACGCTGTTGCACGTACCGCGCTACGACTTCAACTGGCAGCACACGTACATCTTGAACGAGCCTGTCCTCGCCCCGGCGGGAACCAAGATCGACCTCACGCTCTGGTGGGATAACTCGGCCGGCAACCCCCACAACCCGAACCCGGACCGTGCTGTGGGCTGGGGACGGCCCACAACGGACGAAATGGGCTACGGCTTCATGTCCTACACCGAGGTCGAGCCGAGGCGGTTCGTGGCAGGGGAGAAGATCCCGGAGGAACTTTTCGGGCCGACGGGGTCGCAGCGAAACCCGGGGAGTCCAGAATGA
- a CDS encoding iron-containing alcohol dehydrogenase — protein MPTERDTAFQIAASNIRFGRGVTGEIGMDLVDLKARLTMLVIDPALRDHPVGHTVLESLKQNDIGFEVFDAVSIEPTDASFKAAADFATHGGFDSFVAVGGGSTIDTAKAANLYSTHPSDFFDYVNAPIGRGHPIPGPLKPLIAVPTTAGTGSETTGVAIFDYVEKKAKTGIAHRYLKPTLGIVDSDNTRTLPPAVAAATGLDVLSHALESYTAMPFDQRPKPARPLERPAYQGSNPVSDIWALRALELMAEFLPRAYADASDEEARAQMLLAAAIAGIGFGNAGVHLPHGMSYPVAGMVRGHRPDGYVVDHALVPHGISVILNTPAVVRFTASANPERHLRAASALGADVSDATPSESGEVLAERVIHFMRELGVPNGLAAVGYTTDDIPALVQGTLPQHRVTKLSPRPAGAEELTSLFEESMTIW, from the coding sequence ATGCCAACGGAACGCGACACCGCCTTCCAGATAGCCGCGTCGAACATCCGGTTCGGCCGCGGAGTCACTGGCGAGATCGGGATGGATCTCGTAGACCTGAAGGCCCGCCTGACGATGCTGGTCATCGATCCGGCACTGCGCGATCACCCGGTGGGCCACACCGTGCTCGAGTCGCTGAAGCAGAACGACATCGGCTTCGAGGTTTTCGACGCTGTCTCGATCGAGCCGACCGACGCCAGCTTCAAGGCTGCGGCAGACTTCGCGACGCACGGGGGGTTCGATTCCTTCGTAGCGGTGGGTGGCGGTAGCACGATCGACACGGCGAAAGCGGCGAACCTCTATTCCACCCACCCGTCCGACTTCTTCGACTACGTCAACGCCCCCATCGGCCGCGGACACCCCATCCCGGGGCCGCTCAAACCGCTGATCGCGGTCCCGACCACCGCGGGCACAGGAAGCGAGACGACGGGCGTGGCGATCTTCGACTACGTGGAGAAAAAGGCGAAGACGGGCATCGCGCACCGATACCTCAAGCCGACCTTGGGGATCGTCGACTCGGACAACACGCGCACGCTTCCACCCGCGGTGGCCGCGGCGACAGGACTGGACGTGCTCAGCCATGCGCTGGAGTCGTATACCGCGATGCCGTTCGACCAGCGCCCCAAACCGGCTAGGCCGCTGGAGCGCCCCGCCTACCAGGGCTCGAACCCGGTCAGCGACATCTGGGCGCTGCGCGCGCTCGAGCTGATGGCCGAGTTTCTCCCGCGCGCGTACGCCGATGCCAGTGACGAAGAGGCGCGGGCGCAGATGCTCCTGGCCGCGGCGATCGCCGGCATCGGCTTCGGAAACGCCGGAGTCCACCTACCGCACGGGATGTCCTACCCGGTCGCGGGCATGGTTCGTGGCCACCGGCCCGACGGGTACGTCGTCGACCACGCGCTGGTGCCCCACGGGATATCCGTGATCCTCAACACGCCCGCCGTCGTGCGCTTCACCGCCTCAGCGAATCCGGAGCGGCATTTGCGAGCCGCGTCGGCGCTGGGCGCGGACGTGTCGGACGCGACGCCGAGCGAGTCCGGTGAGGTCCTCGCCGAGCGCGTCATCCACTTCATGCGTGAGCTAGGCGTCCCGAACGGTCTCGCGGCCGTGGGCTATACCACGGATGACATCCCGGCACTGGTACAGGGGACGCTGCCTCAGCATCGGGTGACCAAGCTGTCGCCCAGACCGGCCGGAGCAGAGGAGCTGACCTCTCTGTTCGAAGAATCGATGACGATCTGGTAG
- a CDS encoding GMC family oxidoreductase — MNEHPSSDHRASMRYDVVIVGSGMGGSMAAYALVEAGLSVLMIERGPPVLRGPQNWAPAASLELSPYYTMEGHYVVRGDDPGREGTFQCVGGASVFYGGVAYRMREADFGECPEIAAQADARWPYGYGAIEPYYGWAERILGVAGRQGHDPTEPWRSEAYPRRTPDVQGPARLIWNTATELGLRPSYLPLAIDFGQSGEEESACRRCGTCDGYACAVSAKRDPSTAVLPSLVRQGLALVSNTVVVRLLRRGGLIEGVVAVDRATGRRRIFRGDRYVLAAGALGSPHLILSSGLEASSPARDWVGQCLMRHCNKIVFGLFPHRLEGSRAFHKQVGILDFYGGNEGEPKLGCIQSIHPPPTGLVREIAPSFLGGVAEPLADRCTGLLVIAEDEPRRENGVSLSRSSTDRYGLPRAIVTHRYTWRDVHARRSLAQVATAILKNAGARFTHGIRLTTFSHAVGTLRMGPDPRTSPLHPTSRFRGIDNLWVTDGSFMPRSGGVNPSLTIAADALKAGQHIAENERRGTHRSRAQRLRTLPVLMGIDR, encoded by the coding sequence ATGAACGAGCACCCTTCGAGCGACCATCGGGCCTCTATGCGATATGACGTCGTGATCGTCGGCAGCGGCATGGGCGGCTCCATGGCCGCCTACGCGCTGGTCGAAGCCGGGCTCAGCGTATTGATGATCGAACGCGGGCCGCCGGTTCTCCGCGGGCCCCAAAACTGGGCACCCGCGGCCTCGTTGGAGCTCAGCCCCTACTACACGATGGAGGGCCACTACGTCGTGCGCGGAGACGATCCTGGCCGCGAGGGCACGTTCCAATGCGTCGGCGGAGCGTCGGTCTTCTACGGCGGTGTCGCGTACCGTATGCGCGAGGCTGACTTCGGCGAATGCCCCGAGATCGCGGCCCAGGCAGACGCCCGGTGGCCCTACGGGTACGGAGCGATCGAGCCCTACTACGGTTGGGCAGAGCGAATCCTCGGCGTCGCAGGTCGACAGGGCCACGATCCGACAGAGCCATGGCGGAGTGAGGCATACCCTCGCCGGACGCCCGACGTACAAGGACCGGCCCGCTTGATCTGGAACACGGCGACCGAGCTGGGGCTCCGACCTTCCTATTTGCCCCTGGCGATCGACTTCGGTCAGAGTGGTGAGGAAGAGTCGGCGTGCAGACGCTGTGGCACATGCGACGGCTACGCCTGTGCGGTGAGTGCCAAGCGCGACCCTAGTACCGCCGTGCTTCCGTCCCTCGTGAGGCAAGGCCTCGCGCTCGTCTCGAACACGGTGGTCGTTCGCTTGTTGAGGCGAGGAGGCCTCATCGAGGGTGTCGTCGCTGTGGATCGCGCCACGGGACGCCGTCGGATCTTCCGCGGTGACCGATACGTCCTCGCGGCGGGCGCCCTGGGCTCCCCGCACCTGATCCTGAGCTCGGGGCTCGAGGCCTCCTCTCCGGCTCGGGACTGGGTCGGTCAATGCCTCATGCGGCACTGCAACAAGATCGTCTTCGGGCTCTTTCCCCATCGGCTCGAAGGTTCGAGAGCCTTTCACAAGCAGGTCGGAATCCTGGACTTCTACGGAGGAAACGAGGGCGAGCCGAAACTCGGGTGCATTCAGTCGATCCATCCGCCGCCCACGGGGCTGGTGCGAGAGATCGCACCGAGTTTCCTGGGCGGCGTGGCCGAGCCGCTCGCGGATCGGTGCACAGGACTATTGGTGATCGCCGAGGACGAGCCGCGGAGAGAAAACGGAGTCTCGTTAAGCCGCTCGAGCACCGACCGGTATGGGCTTCCAAGAGCGATCGTCACACATCGATACACGTGGCGAGACGTACACGCCCGGCGCTCGCTCGCGCAGGTAGCCACAGCGATCCTGAAGAACGCCGGGGCTCGTTTCACGCACGGCATCCGGCTCACCACGTTCTCGCATGCAGTGGGAACGCTGCGGATGGGGCCGGACCCGAGAACGTCCCCGCTGCATCCGACATCACGCTTCCGGGGCATCGACAACCTCTGGGTGACCGACGGCAGCTTCATGCCCCGCTCGGGAGGGGTGAATCCGAGCCTCACCATCGCGGCCGACGCGCTCAAGGCGGGACAACACATTGCCGAGAACGAGCGGCGCGGTACCCATCGCTCTCGTGCGCAGAGGCTCCGGACCCTCCCAGTGCTCATGGGAATCGACCGATGA
- a CDS encoding Gfo/Idh/MocA family oxidoreductase: protein MTARPRSAPGILFIGSGYATRLHSKVLARRFPAVRLGYFSRSAGEAAELAHTFGGRAFAGSWDEALRDDEFDTAFVTTPPDTHCHLALQALAFGKHVIVEKPAFLTGGEFDEVERAASEASRMVLVAENYFYKPLRRRLRDVIESGVLGQVRIIEINAVKRQPVEGWRADPARAGGGALFEGGIHWVSLMANLGLEIRKTYAATSPTPPRSTSAAWCSSLNTVRALWAFSPIRGRSRAHSGASGSRGSGGRVARSSSSPTASSCYAVGPGHASGLRVSPTSPGTARCSETSSGPSRRTHHQSSRSQTPDVTWSSSGRRMPAPPEIIFAWEDRLNLITEILVGLAVGGHIATWGMFKDSIHEGFTVAKYLRSILVGVMLAPLAAAVTGIDSTTASGIVLLFGLTYALERAVTKFWKTFVRDEDQSKYFIPMQLHVMGLVVQNRGTRLAVGLGLVTGLGSRCSRAPWRFSRSQVSPRRSGA from the coding sequence ATGACGGCGCGGCCGCGCTCGGCGCCAGGAATCCTGTTCATCGGTTCGGGCTACGCCACCCGCCTCCACTCGAAAGTGCTCGCGAGGCGCTTCCCCGCCGTGCGCCTCGGCTACTTCAGCCGATCGGCGGGCGAGGCGGCGGAGTTGGCTCACACCTTCGGAGGGCGCGCCTTCGCGGGGAGTTGGGACGAAGCGCTCAGAGACGACGAGTTCGACACCGCCTTCGTGACGACGCCCCCGGACACCCACTGTCACCTGGCTTTGCAGGCCCTGGCGTTCGGCAAGCATGTCATCGTGGAAAAGCCCGCCTTCCTCACAGGTGGGGAGTTCGACGAAGTGGAGCGGGCAGCGTCCGAGGCATCCCGGATGGTATTGGTCGCCGAAAACTACTTCTACAAACCGCTGCGTCGCCGCCTCCGAGACGTCATCGAGTCGGGTGTACTAGGCCAGGTGCGGATCATCGAAATCAACGCGGTGAAGCGGCAGCCGGTCGAAGGATGGCGTGCCGATCCCGCACGCGCGGGGGGCGGGGCCCTCTTCGAGGGCGGCATCCACTGGGTGAGCCTGATGGCGAATCTCGGCCTAGAGATTCGAAAGACGTACGCTGCTACCTCCCCGACGCCCCCGCGGAGCACGAGCGCAGCGTGGTGCTCGTCGCTGAATACCGTCAGGGCGCTGTGGGCGTTCTCACCTATTCGTGGGAGATCCCGAGCACACTCCGGGGCCTCAGGCTCTCGCGGATCTGGGGGACGCGTGGCTCGATCCTCTTCGAGTCCAACGGCCTCTTCGTGCTACGCAGTGGGCCCCGGCCACGCCTCTGGGCTCCGGGTCTCACCGACATCGCCGGGTACCGCGCGATGCTCGGAGACTTCATCCGGGCCCTCACGACGAACACACCACCAGAGTTCACGCTCGCAGACGCCCGACGTGACGTGGAGCTCGTCCGGTCGGCGTATGCCGGCTCCACCTGAAATCATCTTCGCATGGGAGGACCGCTTGAACCTGATCACCGAAATTCTCGTGGGCCTGGCCGTCGGCGGGCACATAGCCACCTGGGGCATGTTCAAGGACTCGATCCACGAGGGCTTCACGGTCGCCAAATACCTACGGAGCATCCTAGTAGGAGTGATGCTCGCGCCGCTCGCGGCGGCGGTCACCGGCATCGACTCAACCACCGCCTCCGGGATCGTGCTCCTCTTCGGTCTCACCTACGCGCTAGAGCGGGCAGTGACGAAGTTCTGGAAGACGTTCGTCCGCGACGAAGACCAATCGAAGTACTTCATCCCGATGCAGCTCCACGTGATGGGTCTAGTCGTCCAAAATCGAGGCACACGTCTCGCGGTGGGGCTCGGGCTCGTCACGGGGCTGGGCTCGCGCTGCTCACGGGCACCATGGCGCTTCAGCCGGAGCCAGGTGTCGCCGCGCCGCTCTGGAGCCTGA